The Eubacterium ventriosum genome includes the window GAACATCATCTTCTCCCAGTTTTAGATAATCTCCGTTAAACTTTCTCTTTCCTGACACAAAATCAAATACAGGTAGTTCTACCTCTTTTCCTGCAAGAAGATCTGTCATCTGCTCATTGAAGAATTTTACATCTAATGCTTCAATTACTTCATAATCAAGTTTTCCATCTGCATCTCTTGGTGTATCTTCCCTATTCACACAGTAATTATCTACTGAAATAGGATGAGGTTTCAAACCCTGAGCCATTAATTGAATAGATAATCTATGAGAAAAAGATGTTTTTCCTGATGAAGAAGGTCCTGCAATCATTACAACCTTAACATTTTCTCTTGAAGCAATATCTGCTGCCACATCACCTATTCTCTTTTCCTGCAATGCTTCCTGAACCATCATTATATTGTTCATTGACCCATCAGTTATTTTGTCATTTAGATATCCGATTGTAGGCACACCAATCATTTCAGCCCAATCTGTTGATTTTTTTATAACATTGTAAACCTTATTTCTAGGTACAAACTCTGGCACAACTTCCGGTTCTTCTTTTGTAGGCAACTGTAATACAAAACCTTCATCATATTTAATCAAGTCAAAATATTTAAGAATACCTGTTGAATACGCCATATATCCATAGAAATAATCTTCAAAACCTTCTATTCTGTAAATATTAACTGCTGAAGATCTTCGATATTTAAGCAAATGAACTTTATCCTTCATTCCATATCTTTCAAACTTCTTAATCGCTTTAGCTGTAGGTATTGATTCTTTCTGAATAAGTATATCTCTTTTGCATAACTTAATCATTTCGTTCCTAACATTTTTTAAAAGTTTATCATCTACTTCAACATTTCCAAAAACCTGACAATAATAGCCTTTGCTAACTGAGCAGTGAACAGAAATTTTTTCTATGTTATTTCTGCCTGCCACTGCATAAAATGCCTTAAGCATAAGGAATGTTGCGCTTCTTCTATAGCACTCATTTCCAACAAAACTTGCCGTTGTAACAAATGCAATATTACAGTTTTCAACTAATACTTTAGATAATTCAGATAAAGTTCCATTGCATTTTGCAAGAATAATCTGATGCTTATATTCACTTTGGTGCTCTCTTGCTATTTCATAAAGTGTTGTTCCATCCTCATATTCGTATGTTTTCTGTCCTATAGTTACTTTAATCATATGATTCCCTCCCAACTCTGTTATATTCTAAAATCTTTTCAACTTCTAAAAGATCTTTGCTTTGATTCTCAATCATTTTCTGTTTGATTTTTTGAAATTTAGCATTCTCTTTATCCAGATATTTTTTTAAAGTTGCATCTTGTCTATCAAGTAATATTCTACCATATAATAATTCTGTTTCTGAATAAGGATAAGATTCCTGTCCTTTTTCGGCCTTTATTATCGTGTAAAACTTATTCATGTCAATAAGCATTTTTTCGTCCGTTATGTGCCACTTATGTTCTTCTAAATACTTGCGCACCAAGTCTCCCCTTTTATGAGGTGATAAAACAAGTTCTTTAACCGGTCTACTACAGTTTTCTAACTTTGCCAAACCATTCTCAAGAATGTTAACAATAAGCTCTCCGCCCATTCCAGCAATTATTATAGTATCTGCTTTTTCAGGTTCAAGTTTTTCT containing:
- a CDS encoding nucleoside kinase, with translation MIKVTIGQKTYEYEDGTTLYEIAREHQSEYKHQIILAKCNGTLSELSKVLVENCNIAFVTTASFVGNECYRRSATFLMLKAFYAVAGRNNIEKISVHCSVSKGYYCQVFGNVEVDDKLLKNVRNEMIKLCKRDILIQKESIPTAKAIKKFERYGMKDKVHLLKYRRSSAVNIYRIEGFEDYFYGYMAYSTGILKYFDLIKYDEGFVLQLPTKEEPEVVPEFVPRNKVYNVIKKSTDWAEMIGVPTIGYLNDKITDGSMNNIMMVQEALQEKRIGDVAADIASRENVKVVMIAGPSSSGKTSFSHRLSIQLMAQGLKPHPISVDNYCVNREDTPRDADGKLDYEVIEALDVKFFNEQMTDLLAGKEVELPVFDFVSGKRKFNGDYLKLGEDDVLVIEGIHCLNDKMSYSLPDDKKYKIYVSALTPINVDEHNRVSTSDLRLLRRIVRDVRTRGSSAERTIEMWQRVRRGEEKNIFPYQDTADVVFDTAMVYELSVLKTYAESALFSVPEGTSEYLEAKRLLKCLDYVLGMPKDTIPHNSLVREFVGGSIFPVG
- a CDS encoding tRNA (adenine(22)-N(1))-methyltransferase: MLSKRLEQVASMVTKGNIIADIGTDHGYVPIYLVEKGICPKAYAMDINQGPIESAIKNIENYGLSEKIQAIKSNGLEKLEPEKADTIIIAGMGGELIVNILENGLAKLENCSRPVKELVLSPHKRGDLVRKYLEEHKWHITDEKMLIDMNKFYTIIKAEKGQESYPYSETELLYGRILLDRQDATLKKYLDKENAKFQKIKQKMIENQSKDLLEVEKILEYNRVGRESYD